The region AGAGTCCCCATGTCTGAAACAGAAGAAGATACTgctttattttatgtatttttaaaaacattttcagctCCTCATATATATATCTTTATCAGTGCGCTCTAATCTAAATTTTCTTACTTCAAAAAAGCAACACCACAGgaccaaattaaaaaaatgaatatacaTGGTTTGTAttacaaaaacataataaattgatataataaaaataacatttgatCAAGCAAGTAGAGTTGTACACATACCTGCAGCTCTTGACTGGATATTATCTGTCATTAAGAGGGTGTTTAAATAGATCAGCAGATGAATACATTATCATAGACATGCTTTAGGCACTTGTCAGAAACAGGATCTAATAGGTGTCATATCCCTGTTTGTAAGAGGACAACCATAACTCTATTTGTGGGAGGAAAATAGACTACAATAAAACCAATATTCAGTGTATTTCATATTACCAATAAAACAAATATCCAGTGTTTAtcatttaataacaataaaacaaacagtgtTTAGGTCATTGAGGACATAGTCTCAGGGTCTGCCAAGATGAAAACGCACAGCTTTCCCCAACACGGAAATTCCAGCAGAGCAAATAGACATAAAGGTGGGAAGGATTTGAACGTTTAGACAGAGTATCAAAACAATGTTTGCACACAAATATTAACTTTTTCCTCAAATAATGATTGGGAGATAAATTAAATTTGATCATTCTTCAGGACAAAGTGCTGGCCCACGTCCATGTTCATTCATGGAATAAGAGTTTAATTCATATGATACTCATCCTGTGAAGTATATGAATGTACTTGAAGATTATTAATAGTGCTTGTAGTATTTTGCTCAGTTTACTCCCCAATTTAGCCATCATTATTCCACCTGTTAGCTAAGACTCACCTGATCACACCCTGCCACTGCTTGCACATCTCCCATTGACAGAGCCTATGCTTAGACCACTGCACCACTCGGGGTCCCCATCCTGATTTTATTTCCTTTCACTGCAAATCAGTGATGTTAGAAAATGGAATCATATTATATCTAGTCTGTATACTTATACTGTATACTTTTATTCTCATTATGAGAAAATTTCAACATCAATCCCTTTCTAGGCTTTAAATATTTGAAGTGGGGGTGTGGTGGTTGCTCACatggtcactgtgtgtgtgtgtgtgtgtgtgtgtgtgtgtgtgtgtgtaataggcAAGAAACACACAGGTATATGGGAGGTAAATCCTGCCAAAATTTaaattgaaatgaaaacaattaaatgaaaatgcaaatacCGTTTTGCTATTCTGTTTCCAAATGTGTGCACAAATATcattacaaaatgaaaaatgaaatgaaataacttcatttgcaatttcatttttcactcaagCATGGGTCAGCGctgacaaaattaaaatgaaaacaaaaaattgtcatttcattttcaaaactatGCTGGTATTTCATGGTCaaatttaaaaggaaaaagcTTATGAGGATAAAATTGGCTTTGTTTCTTCATGACCTGGATAAAAGGAgtcaaaattcaaatgaaaatgaaatatgtcTTTAGCTTTTCCTTTTCAATTACAGAATGcaacaaatgaaaacattaaaatacatcattttcattttcactttttatTCAGTTCATGAAAAAAATCAAAGCCAAAGTGGTGTTTAAATTTTCTTTTCCTCATTAGCTTTTTCATTTTAGATTTGACCATGAAATACCAGCATAGTTTTGAATATGAAATGACTTTGAATgacttttaatttgaatttgaattttgtTAGATCTGAACCATGCTTGAGTGAAAAATGGAACtagttatttcatttcatttttgtttttgacagGAATTACTTCTCATACAAATACACCCTGAAATAAACCCCTAAAAAGTCTTACAGGGGTGCcacaaggcatgctgggagatGCCTCACAGCCTAAATAAGTCCAGGCCTTGACACTGCAGTGGTATTTTCAGGAGGGCTGCTCAAAACTCTAAGGTCAGTGTTTTCTACCGTTACACACAGCGTTCTAACCACCGTATGACCAGTGAACTGTGTGATAGTGCGCTTTTGTAGGTGATAACCAGTATTTCTCTGACCACATGTTGTTTGGTATTATTTTAGGTTGGGAAAAAGGGCATCTCCTCCCATCCCCTATCCAATCGAGTCCTGCTTAAGCTGCACTAAATGTTTTAACCAAGTATCTGCTAACAGTTGTATGCAAACAAATAACTTGGTGGTGCATCATTTGCGTAAAGACATCCTGAAGTTTGTGGCAAACAGATACCCATCTCCGGACGTAAACATGACAGCAAGTATCCTGTTAAACCATAACCGCATATGGTAACCCCATATGCAGCTGTTCCAGTCTCACTTTATTAATCAGCACccttctatggagattacagCAACTGTGCATCCACAACTGAATGTCCGAGTCCACAATGGGTAAAACTTAaagtggtttattttatttatgacaGAATTAGTAAgatatatatagttatatatttatatatttatttatttatactccTGGAGTTCCCCctagtgttatttatttttacagcactgtactgaaatcaatgggcagagtgagagaggagtgtagatcctcccctcctccaaaagttacatagtgcagtttctgcagctgAACCCAGACACCCTATTTTCCATGTtatagtcagtggagcatcacaatacATTTAAAGCtgcaattataaaataaaaatattacctagtgttcttttaatgtgtttttacataaatgtatataaatgtcCTGCCCAACgtctaaaaatgttttatgagaCTTCTTAAGAGATGGATTTGTgctaaaataaattttatatatatttttaaagcaatGTATTCTTCACAGAGTAATTCCAATATTGCactatttcatatttttataacatttttaataagcCTATTATTTAACTGTTATTGTGGTCATATCTGTTTCATAAGGATATTGCTGAGATTTATTTAGTTGTGATGTCATTATTTTACCAGCAGTAATGTATGGGTTGTTTGTAGAGTCATAACAAAAGTACACTTCAAGCATTTCTTAGGATTCATTCTTGCTTATGCCTCGCTTTGGTATCAGACTTTTCTACTTAAGCTGAaccactgaaaataaaaaatatctgtTCACATATACAACAGGAAACTCTTGTGTAAGATCAAAAGACAAGCCTCAGAAGCCAAGTAGGGACTTTCCACAAGAGCAATTtggctgtgcacacacacacacacacacacacacaaaatttaataaataaaaaaaatcaaacggGAGGTAAAGCATGTTAAAAAAAGACTATTAATTGAagtcaaagaaaaaacaaacaaatgtaaaccaaTAGAAGGAAAGTATTCATAACAAAATGACATGGTTGTGCCCTTGCAATGAAGaatcatttattattgttattgacaATGCTCACTTGTCCAGTCGAAGATATAAATGTTTCTTTAGTGTGAGCTTTTAAGCGGAAAAATATATCTAAATATACAGAAGAAATATTTTAGTGagtgatttattttaaattgaggCCATCAATCAATGTCACTTCAGGTTTAAGACGTGTTTAAATTGCACTTATATTGTCCTTCAATGAAACgggaaaaatgaattaatgaacatCAACGTGTTATGTGTTTTGATTTAAAGGACAATAGATTTAAAGGTACACTAATGTAAACATGCCCATAGATCAGGGATTAGAGCAGCTAGCACTGGTGGACACCACCAGGATGTCCAATTATATGAGGTATTGCAGTGATAGATCATGgatgataaaaaataatataaaattggGAATACTGTTCAACCAGTGATTGACACAGTGCTGCAATGCAGAAAACCTTTTGAATGATTTCATAATTTTTTGTTgtaaactgtatttatttagtCCGTTTTCCTTTGATTAATAGAAGTGCATGAAGTCAAACAGGGGCTATTGATGCTGAACTTTCACTTTTCATTTTGAACTGGAGGAAATATCCCCTTGAACTTCCCCGGAACTCTGAATTTTGTTACTTTCATTTTTCCATCATGCAATAAACTGTTGAATTTAATGCATTCTCCAACAGCTGAGGGCTTAAACATAAAAGAGATGGAAATGTAAcatactgtaaaaataaacaaactataataataataaatattttttaatataaaataataaaccagAAAAAacaagtatgtatgtataaaaaaattaaaatatgcagACACCACCTATATACCACATATATACCTATACAGTCACACATCGCACTGCAAATCCAATTAAATGTTATTTCCTTAGGTCAAACATTTGAACAATACTGTATCATTTTGAATTAATTGTTAACACTGGTTAAGGGCACCACACTAGAGCTATTTTCATGCATGAGCTCCAGAGAACCCAGAGACATTCTGAAGAATCAGGTCGGGGGGTGTTCCAGGGGTTGTTGGTGCACACAGGCAGCACAAAGTAGGAGATTTTGATTTTCAGGTGAATTCTCACAGCTGCAAATGTTCTGCATGCTTTAAGCATGGGGCAGTGCATGTGCAGTGCTTGCAGGAAATGTAGTGTGATTCTCCTCAACATTATCAGCTCTATTCACACATTTGGTTCACACATTGGTTTTACCCAGTGACAAATCCTAGTTGTAAAGTCCAGGACAAATGTTACCGAGGCTTGAGTTaccacatacagctcctctgggtaatGTCTGGAAAATATCTAGGGGAGTAGGAGGCATGTATGGGTCAAGCATTATCCCTGTCATCATCATCTTGTCTCAAACGGCCTTGAGACCGtttctttttatatttgaaaaacagaaaaaagagaataCAGAGGAttaaaaaaaccacaaaaactAACACCACAACTGTGGGGCTCCAGTTCCGAGAAGTGGGAGGCTTCGGACAGCATTCTGGAAAAGAGCACATTAAAACTGATTAGATCATGTGTcaatgtattattcattcatagcACAACTGCTGCAGCACACcagataaaatgtaaaatcatTCTTTTTTCAGGTTTGCATTCCCCATTAAATGTAGTAATGAAGAGCATACAAACTTGTAAATagcagcagcagaaaaaaaactcaattaaaactatgaaaaaaggaaataaagcaGACTATTATTTTCATGCTATAGTCTTACATCATAATGATACTTTAGTTTTTCTTATTTGACAATGTTATCATAATTTATGCCAGGAGGTGCTGGAAAATATTTCCCTGAGAGCTTCTACAAATGTTGATCTAACACATTTACTTACTGGCAGCATGTCAAGCCATTTTTCAAAGCCATGTGTTTGTGAAACTCAAATACTGATCAGTAAGGGATAAGCCAATGTGAATCGAGGATTAATAAGTGGCAAAGAACGCTTTACATAGTGTGAAGCAATCTCAATGTAATTACTTTGGAGGTAGGGAGTGCTGTTTACTCAGCAACCTTAATCAAACTCTCAGTGTTATGAAAGGAAGTTATGTGCAAAACTTAtctaacatttaatttattttaaaatgtggtcACCAATACTGATTCCACACTTACGGAGGTAATCATTTGTTCATATCCGCCTTGACAAGGCcatttgaatatttaaatagccaattgaaataatttattcattcattatctgtaagcgcatatccagttcagggtcgcggtgggtccagagcctacctggaatcattgggtgcaaggtgggaatacaccctggagggggcgccagtccttcacagggcgacacacacactcacacctacagacacttttgagtcaccaatccacctaccaacaagtgtttttggactgtgagaggaaactcacggagaacacaccaaactcctcacagacagtcacccggagcgggaatcgaaccgacaacctccaggtccctggagctgtgtgccgcCCTCAATTGAAATCAGCAAATCCATTTTTAGgacatttaatatataaatttagAACTAGGCGGCAAATGGAGTGTTATCTACCAGTGATTACAAACTCCAGCTCTGGAAACTGGATTCATGACTAGATTTTAAGGATCCCACGTACAatgatttgtatttttgtaaacaCATGTACATGCATACAACCTTTTAACTCTCATTTACCCTTCATGTTCCTTTCAACTGATGTAACTGATACTACCTAAATTCCATTCGTCCCTCACATTGGCTTGACTGATGAGCAACAAATCCACCAGAGGCCACCAGAGTTTCCAGTAACAACAAACATGACTATGTTCGATGAGTTAGCAATACTGTTTCTGTTAAAAAGGCAAAAGCAGAAGCTGCATTGTGTAGTTAAATTAACACAGAATATGGACCAAAAGCTCTGTCTgtattcatttacatattttacatagTCTCTAATATTGAACAAATTGATCAGCAGATCTTATTTGAACTAACCTTGGCAAATGTCTGGAAGAGGGTGTAAGAGAAGTGACCGGGTAAAGCTCTGGTTCAGAACTCCTAGCTTCATTTCCATTGTAATTGTCTCTATTGCGTTTGTACTGTAGTCGACAGTGCTGGACACCTTTAAGCGCCCCTTTGTGTCCCACTGAACAAAAGACGTCTGGTTTATCTCTCTGCCAGAGGAGTCAAGCCATCTCAGGTCTGGCTCTGGAAAGCCACCTGACAGAATTGCAGTGATGTTAATGCTGTCGCATGCTGGCTGCAAAGAGAAGATGGGCTCATTGAAGACGGCTGAAAGAAAAATAGGGAAAGAGAATTTAAAGCCTATTTCTGCATAATTACTTTAAATGCCCCTCAAAGCTGCACCATAGAAAGTCATTACCAGAAATGTTTACAAATTGATTCCCTAATGCAAAGGTTATAGTAGCCACCAACGTACAATATCAAAAGGGTATTTCTGTCGACtctaatttatatttttcagacaAAGTCTTGGcctaaatgtatgttttaaagggaacatcgTTGATTGGGGGGAAACACAATTCTAATCTCCACATCTTTTAACCTGGAGAcatggaatggtgtgtttgagggattTGTACATGTTTGAAGAGTGTAACACATCTGTACGTTTTCAGtcaatgtttgaattaccacagaaactcatttgtaaacgAAGTTGTTTAATTTTTCAGCGCTGTTGGGAATCCAGTTTtgcattcatttacagacactggggcttcgtaaacacatcagagtgatttagagcacacaaacagacagctACAGAATGATGAAGATAagtgctgccacacagctccagggtcctggatttgcgtcactctctgtgaggtgtttggtgtgttcttcacaTATCAGCCTGTGTTTCCTCAAGGTGCTCACAGTCCAAAACCCATGTTGGCAGATGGCTGTGGAAtgagtggggtgtgtgtgtgtgtgtgtcgtccaGGGCAAGTTGCTGCCTTGTACCTAATgtttccaggcaggctctgagCCCAAAGTGACCCTGATTAGGATGAAGGGGTTACAGTAGATGAATTAATTTTTGCAGTGGTTCCAAAAATGGGGGGCACAGCAAGGCCAATGAAAACGATACATAATAAATGTCACCTGGTGGTTTGTCACTTTTTGTATTTGTTCGATAAAGCGTTGCAGTTTagtattaaaatgttaaaaaattacAGTGGAGTGGGGCTCAAACAAATATTGAACCACTACATGAACTGATGAaagcatttgtttatttcaaaaCACTCTAAACTTACTCATAGCCCCAGTTTTAAATGATCTCTCCCTAAAAACAACTGCAGTAACTTGTGTCTTGCTCTTTGGTATACAAAAGTTTATGGCAAAGTGCCATAACCATCTGCAAAAACAAACTGGATCAGTCGGGTGTGctagtttttctctctctgcacataTTTGGTCAATATCTGACATTATCAACCCTCCCAACTTTTCTAGGAATATCCCTTACATATTTGGCTCCTTTCATCTAATAAAGCCATTGAGTCACACACTAACTGTTGACTAAAAAAGAGATATTGTGACGGTTGGAGGGAGGCGGATGTACATGCAAAGAaatcttttatttaacaaaataaaagtagaaaaaacacaagctagATTAAACTGAACAGAATAAAACAAGAATCAAAAGTGAACTGAACAGACGCGAGCAAAACACAGAAGCAGACTTCCACATACACAaaggggatatatatatatacacacaggaacacagaaaagaAACAACTGGAAACACTGGAAACACTAATGAGTTGGCAGAGACTGGGGCGGGATGAAGGCGGggctagggcggagacaagaacaaatcaaacagagagccatgtgctaacTGAGCACATTATAGACAAAGGAATACAAAAACAGAAATGGAAAGCACAAGGCAGGGCAAGGGCATGACAGATATATCCCACGAACAAGGCTTTTATTCATCCCAAAAAGGAAATTCATGCCTAAGAAACAGTGAAATACTGGTCAGAACATGATCAAAACCCACAGTTATTCAGGGAATGGATATACACTACTGGACAACTTTACTTATATTAAAGTGCTGGTCTATAAACAACCTCTTTAAAACCAGTCTAAATCCAAAGTGTTGTATTTGAAGTGATGAACAGTGGTGAATCTACTGTTACAACAAACCATACGATGTTTACCCAGTATTTTTTACTCCCAGCTGCCACCCACATGTTTTCTAACTGCTGTTACAGCAATATCTTTTGACAGCTCAACATCCCatgaggaaaacaaaaacaggccAGTAATGTTATGTTAATTGATACCTAATTGAATAATCTGTAAATAAACTGACATTCTCAACTGGAAACAAATACTCACCAGCCAATATGACAGCTATCTTTTCGCTAGTGAAACCCAGCTCGTTGTTGACGTAACAGGCGTACACTCCTTCATCACCTGTCTGCATGTTGATTAACCTCAACGACGCATTTCCTTTCAATAACTCCTCCTTAAACAGATGTGTCCTTCCTCTGTAGATCTGTCCTTGTCTGTCAAGCTGGTCTTTTCCCAGATAAAAGCTGTGGACAACTGTCTCCCCATACTGCCAGTTAACGATGAGGTTAGTTAGATTGAGGCCCTTTCCGGCATCAAAATTGCACTTTAGTGtggtgtttcctccaggtgcagcAACTGTCACTGGGGCAACAGGAACCTCTCCTATCTCTGTTTGCacagataaaaatattaatatgtgaAAACACTTTCTTAAACTTGCAGAAAGTacagaatatattattttaaatttccaTTAACCTATACAGAAAAAGCACAGGGTTATATCACTGTACCTCATTATGTTTCCACTGGAAGTAATTtcgtacttttttttttttattaaaaaaatgtctgttgATTAGAAACGTACAttgaaagaataataaaaacaataaaataaatacatttaaaaatgtattcctGTATCGTGGAAAGGTGGTAATGATAAAATgagataaaaaaattaaatgccaTTTAAGTAACcagtataaatgtaaaataaatgatttttttttctgtattttactgAAAGGTTGCTATCCAATTTCATTTCCCACAGTTCATAAGAGctgca is a window of Hoplias malabaricus isolate fHopMal1 chromosome 1, fHopMal1.hap1, whole genome shotgun sequence DNA encoding:
- the LOC136666545 gene encoding CD276 antigen-like, which translates into the protein MVACAQDVSTLFENQDVPVMRLLPFYIIATFLEIGEVPVAPVTVAAPGGNTTLKCNFDAGKGLNLTNLIVNWQYGETVVHSFYLGKDQLDRQGQIYRGRTHLFKEELLKGNASLRLINMQTGDEGVYACYVNNELGFTSEKIAVILAAVFNEPIFSLQPACDSINITAILSGGFPEPDLRWLDSSGREINQTSFVQWDTKGRLKVSSTVDYSTNAIETITMEMKLGVLNQSFTRSLLLHPLPDICQECCPKPPTSRNWSPTVVVLVFVVFLILCILFFLFFKYKKKRSQGRLRQDDDDRDNA